One Mercurialis annua linkage group LG3, ddMerAnnu1.2, whole genome shotgun sequence DNA window includes the following coding sequences:
- the LOC126672469 gene encoding uncharacterized protein LOC126672469, whose protein sequence is MDTDRSWMYRRLHGGLLYPGFTPSRVQEFVNFALRHPACMSGPQIKCPCPKTRCKNTSYRDVETVKLHILQKGFVADYQVWVFHGEGNVLNPRPVAQLREYDVDMENEGGDDFSSVQRMEPNNEANHFYDMMRAAEEPVFPGNSKHSLLSAAVKMLDIKCRHSGSVALVDDVTEFIQELLPEENKMPKNFAEIKKMVRGLGLPVEVIDCCLRNCMIYWGSDADLMRCKICDHERWKPPPKGNSVKRRVNVPYRKMFYFPITPRLQRLYASKATAKHMTWHAEHKMVDGKMCHPSDSPAWKHFSELHTEFAEEVRNIRLGLCTDGFQPFRAFGQNYSSWPVILTPYNLPPGMCMKDEFMFLTVIVPGPRNPKHQMDIFLQPLIAELNHLWEFGVQTFDVHRRQNFQLKAALMWTINDFPAYFMLSGWSTSGRLACPHCMENTDAFTLNGSRKKSWFDCHRKFLPRGHIYRRNTTDFRKGKTVNKEFSRPKTGEELLAEVDHLGFMKAYEIGAGTNNAAKSTDYGKTKDHAKSREELNDICDRPELAKDPITGRFPKALYALDKDGKKALLEWIKLIRFPDGYASNLSRCVDTVGLKMHGMKSHDCHIFMQRLLPIALRELLPKEVWEPLTELSIFFRELTSTSLTEKDLDRMRLEIPKILCKLERIFPPSFFDSMEHLPVHLPYEAMIAGPVQYRWMYPFERYLRKLKKKVGNKGKVEGSISSGYLNEETAKFAAYYFSEGDPMVPERLQRNEVCDIEVDDDVDRLSIFKPHGQSVGACRKRYLEEAEIVAARTYVLIIVIFFTKGSSMASCVEETPKSAPRKLKRSSRVTLPSGSNNILAKGPLRSVRTFKGYRVNGYKFQTQAYGEEQLTMNSGVCVKGTQYVDSENDFYGDFPEKWDAIAQRLAAATQSQTGEGSSASPAEVNETQLFLDIEGVNKKHRVYGLGSASSSYAGPSSRTQRGSSSRTSQQTEEEIDRRVQAGIQEGLREVEQRLAEKQRQELAEQLAAARREQQESMAQLIREEVARLMPTLPAEYRSQFPPPPPDGDDTTDL, encoded by the exons ATGGATACAGAtcgaagttggatgtatagaCGGCTCCACGGCGGGTTGCTATACCCAGGCTTTACGCCATCCCGCGTGCAAGAGTTTGTTAATTTCGCTTTACGCCATCCCGCGTGTATGAGTGGGCCCCAGATTAAATGCCCTTGCCCTAAGACAAgatgtaaaaatacgagttatCGAGACGTCGAAACGGTGAAACTACACATTCTGCAGAAAGGGTTTGTGGCAGATTATCAAGTGTGGGTTTTTCATGGggagggaaatgttttaaatccccGTCCCGTTGCACAGCTACGGGAGTATGACGTTGACATGGAAAATGAGGGGGGAGACGACTTCAGCTCcgttcagagaatg gaacCGAATAACGAAGCTAAtcatttttatgatatgatgcgtgcggccgaAGAACCTGTATTCCCCGGTAATAGCAAACACTCTCTGTTATCTGCGGCTGTTAAAATGTTGGACATCAAATGTCGTCACAGTGGCTCAGTAGCTTTAGTAGATGATGTGACCGAATTTATACAAGAGCTACTCCCAGAGGAGAACAAGATGCCAAAGAACTTTGCCGAAATAAAGAAGATGGTTAGAGGTCTTGGGTTGCCGGTCGAAGTTATCGATTGCTGTTTGCGCAACTGCATGATTTACTGGGGGTCAGACGCGGATTTAATGCGATGTAAAATTTGCGATCACGAACGGTGGAAACCGCCCCCTAAAGGAAATTCTGTGAAAAGACGAGTTAACGTCCCTtataggaaaatgttttattttcctataactccgAGACTGCAGAGACTGTACGCTTCTAAAGCCACCGCCAAGCATATGACTTGGCACGCAGAACACAAAATGGTTGATGGAAAGATGTGTCACCCGTCAGACTCCCCAGCATGGAAACATTTTAGTGAATTGCATACAGAGTTTGCGGAAGAAGTTCGAAATATTAGACTAGGCCTGTgtactgatgggtttcaaccatttaGAGCCTTCGGGCAGAATTATTCATCATGGCCAGTAATTTTAACACCCTACAATCTCCCCCCAGGGATGTGTATGaaagatgagttcatgtttttaactgttattgTCCCTGGGCCTCGAAATCCTAAACATCAAATGGATATTTTCCTGCAGCCGTTGATAGCTGAGCTGAACCACTTGTGGGAATTTGGAGTCCAGACATTTGATGTGCACAGGCGACAAAATTTCCAATTGAAAGCGGCACTTATGTGGACGATTAATGATTTTCCCGCTTATTTTATGTTATCTGGCTGGAGCACATCTGGGAGACTAGCTTGCCCACACTGCATGGAAAATACAGATGCTTTCACGCTTAATGGGAGTAGAAAAAaatcgtggtttgattgccacagGAAGTTCTTGCCTCGTGGTCACATATACCGGCGTAATACCACTGATTTCCGAAAAGGAAAAACCGTAAATAAAGAATTCAGTCGGCCGAAAACCGGTGAAGAATTGTTGGCAGAGGTGGACCATTTGGGGTTTATGAAGGCATATGAAATTGGGGCTGGGACAAATAATGCGGCGAAGTCGACAGATTatg ggaaaacaaaagaccatgcaaaatctagAGAAGAGTTGAATGACATATGTGATCGGCCTGAGTTAGCAAAAGACCCGATTACTGGGAGATTTCCTAAGGCGCTGTATGCTTTGGATAAGGACGGAAAAAAAGCTTTACTTGAGTGGATTAAGTTAATAAGGTTTCCAGATGGCTACGCGTCCAACTTGTCCAGATGTGTCGATACAGTCGGtctgaaaatgcatggaatgaaaagtcacgaCTGCCACATTTTTATGCAAAGACTTCTGCCAATCGCTCTCCGTGAGCTATTACCGAAGGAAGTGTGGGAGCCTTTAACAGAGTTGAGTATCTTCTTTCGTGAGTTAACTTCCACGTCTCTAACAGAGAAAGATCTAGATCGTATGAGGCTGGAAATCCCAAAGATATTATGCAAACTGGAGCGTATTTTTCCgcccagcttttttgactccaTGGAACATCTACCTGTACATCTTCCGTACGAAGCTATGATTGCGGGTccggttcagtatcgctggatgtatccatttgaaag ATATTtgagaaaactgaaaaaaaaagtcGGCAATAAAGGGAAGGTGGAAGGAAGCATCAGTAGCGGATACTTgaatgaagaaaccgcaaaATTTGCAGCTTATTACTTTTCAGAAGGTGACCCAATGGTGCCTGAGCGGCTGCAAAGGAATGAAGTTTGTGACATTGAAGTCGACGACGATGTAGACAGACTATCTATTTTCAAGCCGCACGGGCAATCAGTGGGTGCGTGTCGCAAGAGATATCTTGAAGAAGCTGAGATTGTTGCTGCCCGGACATAT GTTCTAATTATTGTTATCTTCTTCACTAAAGGGTCTTCGATGGCGAGTTGCGTAGAGGAAACCCCGAAATCAGCACCTCGCAAATTGAAGCGAAGTTCGAGAGTGACTTTGCCTTCTGGTTCgaacaatat TCTCGCTAAAGGACCTCTTAGATCAGTCAGAACATTTAAGGGGTATCGTGTAAACGGATACAAGTTTCAGACTCAAGCTTATGGGGAGGAACAACTTACGATGAATAGTGGAGTGTGCGTGAAGGGAACTCAATATGTTGATagcgaaaatgacttttatgga gacttccctgaaaaatgg GATGCCATCGCTCAAAGGCTCGCTGCCGCGACACAGTCGCAGACCGGAGAGGGTAGCTCTGCAAGTCCAGCGGAGGTGAACGAGACCCAGCTGTTTCTAGACATtgagggcgtcaacaagaagcaTCGGGTGTACGGTCTGGGTTCGGCGAGCAGCAGTTATGCAGGCCCGAGCAGCAGGACGCAGCGAGGCAGCTCTTCCAGGACGTCGCAGCAGACAGAAGAGGAGATTGATCGCCGTGTTCAGGCCGGCATTCAAGAGGGTCTGCGGGAGGTTGAGCAGAGGCTAGCAGAGAAGCAGAGACAAGAGTTGGCGGAGCAGCTGGCGGCTGCGCGGCGTGAGCAGCAGGAAAGCATGGCCCAGCTTATCCGTGAGGAGGTCGCGAGACTGATGCCTACTCTTCCTGCAGAGTATCGATCACAGTTCCCCCCTCCTCCGCCAGACGGCGACGACACTACAGATTTGTAG